Part of the Salinigranum rubrum genome is shown below.
TTCGAGGAGGACAAACCCGTCGCCGCGATCTGTCACGGTCCGCAGATCCTCGCGGCCGCGGGCGTCCTTGACGGGTACGAACTGACGTCGCTTCCGGACGTCCGGACGGACGTCGAACACGCCGGTGCGGGCTGTACCTGGGTCGACGAGGTGACCCGCGACGGCAACCTCGTCACCGGTCAGACCTGGGAAGACCTCTCGGAGTGGCTCGCGGAACTCCTCGACCTGCTCGGGACCGAGATCAGCCACGAGGAGCCGATTACGGCCGACGACTGATCGGGGCTGTTGGACCCCGTCACCGGTCGGTCGACCGACGGAACGCGGCCGATCCCACCGCGACTCGCGACAGTTCCCGCGATCCGCTTGGACCCGGCCCCGCCGGTTCGCTCTCGACGGTGAACCGCCGGCGTGGAGTCGATCGCCGGGCGCTGGATGTCACGTTCGCGGCTGCTAGCGGCCGCGCTCGCGATCCTGACAGCGACGCCACCTCGCGCGTCCCCCGATCAGAGGAGCAGGAAGACGAGGAACGGGAGGACGAACAGCGCGACGAACATGGCAACGAGGACGATTCCGTAGCCGACGCCGGTGCTCGCGAGCGTCAGCCAGGCGTCGTGGTCGAAGCCCTCCGTCTCCTCCGCGGATTCGGTCATACGCGTGCGTCGGCGGCGGGCGAGAAAACGCTATCCCTCACCCGAACCACACCACTCATGTCTCCGCCATCGAACGTTCCCCCATGGGCACCCCACGCGACTCCAGGGAGGAACAGGTCACGGTCGTCCTCGACCGTCTGTACGAGGCGTACCCCGACACGACCATCTCGCTGAACTTCTCGAATCGACTCGAACTGCTCGTCGCCGTCGTCCTCTCCGCGCAGTGTACGGACGAGCGGGTCAACGACGTCACGGAGACACTGTTCGAGAAGTACCAGACGGCCGAGGACTACGCGAACGCCGACGAGGCGGAACTCGCCGACGACATCTACGGCATCACGTTCCACAACAACAAGGCGGGCTACCTCACGTCGATGGGCGAGACGCTGGTCGAAGAACACGACGGCGAGGTGCCCGACACCATGTCCGCCCTGACCGACCTCTCGGGGGTCGGCCGCAAGACGGCGAACGTCGTCCTCCAGCACGGCCACGACGTCGTCGAGGGCATCGTCGTCGACACCCACGTGAGGCGGCTCTCGCGCCGACTCGGACTCACCGCCGAGGAGACCCCCGAAAAGATCGAACGCGACCTCATGGGCGTCGTCCCCGAGTCGGACTGGCAGCAGTTCACCCACCTGCTCATCAGCCACGGCCGGGCGGTGTGTGACGCCCGCAACCCCTCCTGCGACGACTGTGTGCTGGAGGACGTCTGTCCGTCGTCGAAACTCGACCACGACGTCGACCTCGCGAGCGGCGAGGCGTGGTGAGGACGGTTCGTCTTCGCTGCGGGTCCAGTTTGCATCCACCACGGTGAGAGCGGTGACCGGTCAGAGCGTGAGCGGAGAGTGTCTTGTGAGGACGTGAGCGGAGCGAGCGACCGGGCGGTACACGGACGCGGTGAGCCGTAGCCTCATCCCTCGCCCGAGTCGTTCACTCCCGCGCGCCGGCCGTACCCACACCCACAACTCGGCGGTGGCGCGTGACGGTCACGGCTCCGTCCGTGACCGACACGCGCGAGGGATGAGCCCCGGAGCCGCGAACGGATGTGAGCGGCGAGGAGCGCAGTCGGTTGGGGAGGGCGTGGTTGCGGGTCATCGCGCCCGTGTGTCGTGCGGTGTCCTCTCGTCTCTCGCGTTTTCCCATACCGTCCCATAGCTTATCTCTCGCATTTTCCATATCGACCCATAGCTGCGCCTCACCTGCGCCTCTCACCGCTCGCTCCACTGTTCTGTCTCACACAGAGCAGTTACGGTCGGACTCGGCAACGCAGATCAACGCCGCTAGAGCCCCGACCCGAGCACGTACCCCGTGGCGAACCGGTACAGCCCCAGCAGCCACGCACCGAACCAGAACAGGACGTAGCCGAAGACGCCGACCCGCAGCCGCCCGCGCCACGCGCTCATGTTCTCGTGGAGTTCGTCGAGGTCGACGTCCGGGTCGGGGTCGCGGTAGAGGTTCGCCTGGTGTTTGGCCTGGAAGATGCGGACGATGCCGGTGAGCGCGAAGACGAGCATCGCGTACGCCTGCAGGCCGAGGATGGCGTGTAAGGCCGAGAGGCCGTTCAACTGTTGGAGCAACCGGGGTATCATCCACGTCACGACGGGGACGGTGTTGAGAACCAGACCGGGGAAGATGTACGAGAGGTGATGAACGAGGACGTTCCACGTCACCGTCTCGGCGTCGATCATGATCTTCGCCCCGTAGAGGTAGAAGGGCAGACTCGACGTGACGAGGAGGGCCGCGACGGTCGCGTACGTCGACTCGCTCACCATTGCTATCGAGCGGGCTAGGGAGGGGAGGGGTGTAAAGGGCCCGACTTCGCCGTCGGGGAGGACGTCGTCACCCCTGCGGGCGGTTCTTCGGCCCGCGGCCGAGTTCGCGTCCCACGTCGGCGGAGACGCGGACCGTCCGGGACAGGTAGTACAGCGGGTGGAGTCGTCGGGGAGCGGTCGCCACTCGTAGTCGCCCTCGGTGGGTCTGAAGGCGAGGCCGAGCGACATCCGCGCCAGCGTGGACGCGTCGGTACACAGGAGGAGGTCGAACAGGAACCGCTCGTGTACCGACACCTCGTAGCACGGCATCGCCGGGTTCGCCGCGAGACGGCGCTCGATGCGTCCGCAGAGCCAGTCGACTCGGCGGCTCGCCCGCGCCCGCCCGAGCAGCGACGCCGGCACCTCGACGTCGGTCAACTCGGCGACGAGACGCAGTCCGAGCAGGAGGTCACGCTCTGCCCCGGCGTCCCGTGCCCGGTCGAGGGTGACGCCCCAGTCGACTGCACAGGAGTGGACGAGCCTGGCGACGTCCGACACCCAGCCGAGGCGTCCCCACGCGTGTTTCGCGCCGTGTCTCACGAGGGCGACGAGGCTGTCCTCGGGCGAGAGCGTCCGCACCGTCTCGCCGAAGAGCGACACCGGGTGACGCCGTGCCCAGAGCGACTCGAAGCCGTAGTCGACGGGGCGGTGCTTGCTCCCGAACAGCCAGCGCACCTCGACGCTTGTCCCGTCCGACGCCCGGTGAAAGGAGAACTCGCTGGGCGGCCGGATGACCGACGTGTCGTCCCTGATCTCCTCGACGCTCATCGACCAGTTCCGCTCCAGCGCGTACCCCATCGTCTCAAACGTCTCGACGACCGCTGGGAGGTCCGCCCGCCGAACGACGAAGTCGAGGTCGCCGTACTGCCGCGCGGTGACGTCGCCGTAGGCCATCTGCGCGAGGGCGGGTCCCTTGAACGGGACGATCGGCACCGCGGCGCGCTCGAACGCCTCGACGATTCGCGCCAGTTCGGTGGCGAGGTAGAGCCGCTCTCTCACCGCCGCCCGGTGGTCGTCGTCGAGTCGGTCCCGAACCCACGACGGCACCGAGACGTCGTCGCCGCTCACGAGCAGTCGGTGGAGGTGTGGCTCGACCGAGTGGGTCCACGCGATGTCACAGAGTGCTTCCCAGTCGGAGACCGAACCGACGAGCGATTCGATTGTCCCGCTCCGCTCCCGGGCGTGTGTGCCGGCCGCGGCCGCGACCACCCGGAGTTCGGGAGAGGCCGACCGCAGCATCAGTCCACCGCCACGTCGTCGAGGACAGCGTCCACCACTGCGGGGAGGTCGCTCCGACAGCGTCGTCGTCGCAGCGTCTTCACGGGGACCGACTGGGCGAGTCGGCCACACCGTTCGAGGTTGGCCCCCGCGCTGTCGACCCCTTCGATCTCCAGGTCGGTGTACGTGTCCCGGATGAGCATCATGAGCGCCTCGCCCGACTGTAACGGCTCCAGTTCGATCCGCGAACCGGTCGCGAGGCTGTACAACCGGCTGATGGGCAGCGGTTCCATCGACTCGCCGGGCACGCGGTAGAAGTGTCTGTCCAGCGTCGGCGACTGCGCCGGCAGCGGCTCCAGCGGAACCGACAGACCGGACACCGTCGCCGCGTCGAGCTTCAGGGCGGGAAAGCCCGGCTGAACGAGCGGCTTGTCGCCGTCGAACGTGATCGCCGCGACGTCGTCCGCGAGGACGCGGTAGCCCGCCCCGAGAAGCGCCAGTGCCGTCGTCGACTTCCCCGCCGTCGACTCGCCGAGGAAACACACCGCCCCGTCGCCGACCTGAACCGTACTGGCGTGGAGGACCAGAAAGCCGCGCTGGTAGAGGAGGTGGTTGAACACCGAGCCGACCAGGTACCACCGCACCAGTTCGTCGTCGACGTCGGGTGCGCGGTCGAAGACGACCTCCGATCCGTTGCGAACGACGACGTCACCGACCTCCAGCGACAGGTAGAACTCCTCCCGGGACGCCACGGCGAGCCCGCGGTGGTCGTCTCCGGTCGGCCCCGGATGTGAGACGCTTCCCCGGCGAATCGTGACGTCCGCCGGCCCGTCGCTCGGCTCTCCCGGGAGGAACTCGGGGAGTTCGACGTCGGACCGAACCGACAGGCCGAACGCGACGTACCAGTGGGCGCCCGTCGTCGGCTCCGCTCGTGGTCCGACCGCCGTTTCGCGCTGCCCCCGAGAGGCGTGAGATGATATGTATTTGGACATAGCTGACTCGTCCACGACCACCGGACGCGAGTTCGACACATAGTAATTCGACCGCTACTCCGACTGGCGGAGGCTCTCCTTCCGGTCGTCGGCCCACCGGAGCCGTGACGTGTCGAAA
Proteins encoded:
- the nth gene encoding endonuclease III, giving the protein MGTPRDSREEQVTVVLDRLYEAYPDTTISLNFSNRLELLVAVVLSAQCTDERVNDVTETLFEKYQTAEDYANADEAELADDIYGITFHNNKAGYLTSMGETLVEEHDGEVPDTMSALTDLSGVGRKTANVVLQHGHDVVEGIVVDTHVRRLSRRLGLTAEETPEKIERDLMGVVPESDWQQFTHLLISHGRAVCDARNPSCDDCVLEDVCPSSKLDHDVDLASGEAW
- a CDS encoding DUF7321 family protein, with the translated sequence MVSESTYATVAALLVTSSLPFYLYGAKIMIDAETVTWNVLVHHLSYIFPGLVLNTVPVVTWMIPRLLQQLNGLSALHAILGLQAYAMLVFALTGIVRIFQAKHQANLYRDPDPDVDLDELHENMSAWRGRLRVGVFGYVLFWFGAWLLGLYRFATGYVLGSGL
- a CDS encoding serine/threonine protein kinase, which translates into the protein MSKYISSHASRGQRETAVGPRAEPTTGAHWYVAFGLSVRSDVELPEFLPGEPSDGPADVTIRRGSVSHPGPTGDDHRGLAVASREEFYLSLEVGDVVVRNGSEVVFDRAPDVDDELVRWYLVGSVFNHLLYQRGFLVLHASTVQVGDGAVCFLGESTAGKSTTALALLGAGYRVLADDVAAITFDGDKPLVQPGFPALKLDAATVSGLSVPLEPLPAQSPTLDRHFYRVPGESMEPLPISRLYSLATGSRIELEPLQSGEALMMLIRDTYTDLEIEGVDSAGANLERCGRLAQSVPVKTLRRRRCRSDLPAVVDAVLDDVAVD